The following coding sequences lie in one Methanothermobacter sp. MT-2 genomic window:
- a CDS encoding FAD-dependent pyridine nucleotide-disulfide oxidoreductase, translated as MNIIIGGGPAGRAAALELSFLEEEVTIIEKNHLGGTCLNQGCMVICGLRDITSFLHDAKNFDEHNILEVDYNFKYKNIADGVKKVISKIRDVTKKETKDAGIEVIYGEAKVPDKNHVEVEGEKIAYDNLIIATGARPYTPPIKGSENAINYQNLLDLEEVPENLTIIGSGVIAAEIANIFSILGSKVNIICRGQFLSRIDDEIRDYITRLLNDVKIYTNTKTEEIKEKGVKTEKGYIEGLPFLATGMTPNSEIIDIVKKGEKGNIIVNDKMETSCKNIYAAGDVIGGIGTTPVARMEGAIAGLNAAGIEKRIDYNYIPHAISLNYDVSFIEIEETKGEKFVEGKMPGAAGPGSFWRVLDDNTGFSKVQVDLGTGTIQKVYSISPSSRNVVAYLSLLLRLGARTYDFENFVETHPSTDVLYKLMRFFAKY; from the coding sequence ATGAACATCATCATAGGCGGAGGACCGGCGGGAAGAGCCGCCGCCCTAGAATTATCATTCCTAGAAGAAGAAGTAACAATCATAGAAAAGAACCATCTAGGCGGCACATGCCTCAACCAAGGCTGCATGGTCATATGCGGATTAAGAGACATAACCTCATTCCTACATGATGCAAAAAACTTTGATGAACATAACATCCTAGAAGTCGATTACAACTTTAAATACAAGAATATAGCAGATGGCGTCAAAAAAGTAATTTCAAAGATAAGAGATGTGACAAAAAAAGAAACCAAAGATGCTGGGATAGAAGTAATATACGGAGAAGCCAAAGTCCCAGACAAAAACCATGTGGAAGTAGAAGGCGAAAAAATAGCATATGACAACCTTATAATAGCAACAGGTGCAAGGCCATACACACCACCAATCAAGGGAAGCGAAAACGCCATAAATTACCAAAACCTCCTAGACCTAGAAGAAGTGCCTGAAAACCTCACCATAATTGGAAGTGGAGTGATAGCAGCTGAAATAGCCAACATATTCTCTATCCTAGGATCCAAGGTCAATATAATATGCAGAGGACAATTCCTATCAAGGATAGATGATGAAATAAGAGACTATATAACTAGACTATTAAATGATGTTAAAATTTACACAAACACTAAAACAGAGGAAATAAAAGAAAAAGGTGTTAAAACAGAAAAGGGTTACATAGAAGGTCTGCCGTTCTTGGCCACTGGGATGACCCCCAATTCAGAGATAATAGACATCGTTAAAAAAGGTGAAAAGGGAAACATCATAGTCAATGATAAAATGGAGACAAGTTGCAAGAACATCTACGCTGCAGGAGATGTTATTGGAGGGATTGGAACAACCCCAGTCGCGCGCATGGAAGGCGCCATAGCAGGATTAAACGCCGCGGGCATAGAAAAAAGGATAGACTATAATTATATCCCACATGCAATATCACTAAACTATGATGTAAGTTTCATTGAAATAGAAGAAACCAAGGGAGAAAAGTTTGTGGAGGGGAAAATGCCAGGCGCCGCTGGCCCCGGATCGTTCTGGAGAGTCCTAGATGATAATACAGGTTTCAGTAAAGTCCAAGTAGATCTTGGAACAGGCACAATCCAAAAAGTTTACTCCATATCCCCTTCAAGTCGTAATGTGGTAGCCTATCTTTCCCTTCTCTTAAGGTTAGGTGCTAGAACCTATGATTTCGAAAATTTTGTAGAGACCCACCCATCAACTGACGTTCTATATAAACTAATGCGCTTTTTCGCAAAATATTAA
- a CDS encoding hydrogenase maturation factor HypC translates to MCIAAPAQIIEINKEENSAVVDFGGVRQKVKLDLVKDVREGKYVLVHSGYAIEVLSDEAARESLEAWDELLRVLEEENPID, encoded by the coding sequence ATGTGTATAGCAGCGCCTGCTCAGATAATAGAGATTAACAAGGAAGAGAATAGTGCAGTGGTTGATTTTGGTGGTGTGAGACAGAAGGTTAAGCTTGATCTTGTAAAGGATGTTAGAGAGGGTAAATATGTTCTTGTGCATTCAGGTTATGCTATTGAAGTGTTGTCTGATGAGGCTGCAAGGGAGTCATTGGAGGCATGGGATGAACTGTTAAGGGTTCTTGAAGAGGAGAACCCCATAGATTAG
- a CDS encoding amino acid-binding ACT domain-containing protein yields the protein MWEKIKHKFQKYPARINVAKKIVELGFRVDPTGKIYCGNVEISDMALARAANVDRRTVRATTNVILQDDDLKEIFEKIIPAGALLKETAKSLEFGVVEIEANANSPGILAKAASLIASENISIRQAHASDPELEERPKLTIITEKPIPGNLLKKFLKIKGVKRVSIY from the coding sequence ATGTGGGAAAAAATAAAACACAAATTCCAAAAATACCCCGCCAGAATAAACGTGGCTAAAAAAATAGTGGAACTCGGATTCCGCGTAGACCCTACAGGAAAAATATACTGTGGAAACGTGGAAATAAGTGACATGGCACTTGCAAGGGCCGCTAACGTTGACAGAAGAACAGTAAGGGCAACTACAAATGTCATACTCCAAGACGATGATCTAAAAGAAATCTTTGAAAAGATAATACCGGCAGGAGCCCTCCTCAAAGAAACTGCAAAAAGCCTCGAATTTGGCGTTGTTGAAATAGAAGCAAACGCCAACAGTCCAGGTATACTAGCAAAAGCGGCCTCACTAATAGCATCAGAAAACATAAGCATAAGACAGGCCCATGCAAGCGACCCAGAACTCGAGGAAAGACCAAAATTAACCATTATAACAGAAAAGCCTATTCCAGGTAATCTCCTTAAAAAATTTCTAAAAATAAAAGGCGTGAAAAGAGTTTCAATATACTAA
- a CDS encoding anthranilate synthase component I — translation MIKCKEVNIFGNPPKTFKLDFKDPFKLFKKLYYNNDSVFLLESMESDTGLSRYSFIGFKPTLTLRAKSNTIEIETEDNKEKIHTENPFNIIKNFLKQGNKCKGFSGGLVGYISYEAARFFDKIPLKPGDFPDFEFGLFLDGIKFNHHTGKCTYITLSENRLDWIKEIENTPEDPEKLSFKDNGRIFSRDQYEKMVLETKERIKKGEIFQAVISNAHEYKIKGNKLQFYEALRKVNPSPYMYHLKIGEREIIGSSPEMLVRVENRNVETFPIAGTRPRGSNKTEDERIAKELLSDEKELAEHLMLVDLARNDIGKISEFGSVKIKEYMSIKRFSHVQHIFSHVKGTLKKDKTAIDALASVFPAGTVTGAPKIRAMEIIDEIETKPRGAYAGALGYLSLNGNADFAITIRSLITQGTHGKIQAGAGIVYDSIPEKEFLECENKAKALLYSLKMAGETR, via the coding sequence GTGATAAAATGCAAGGAAGTGAATATTTTTGGAAACCCCCCTAAAACATTCAAACTCGACTTTAAAGACCCATTCAAACTATTCAAAAAACTATACTATAATAATGATTCTGTTTTTCTCCTAGAATCGATGGAAAGCGACACAGGACTCTCAAGATACTCATTCATAGGATTCAAACCCACCCTAACCCTCAGAGCCAAGTCAAACACGATTGAAATAGAAACAGAAGACAACAAAGAAAAAATACACACCGAAAACCCATTTAACATCATAAAAAATTTCCTAAAACAAGGAAACAAATGCAAAGGCTTCTCAGGCGGCCTTGTAGGATACATTTCCTATGAAGCCGCAAGATTCTTCGACAAAATCCCACTCAAACCCGGCGACTTCCCAGACTTCGAATTCGGATTATTCCTCGACGGAATAAAATTCAACCACCACACAGGTAAATGCACATACATAACACTATCAGAAAACAGACTAGACTGGATAAAAGAAATAGAAAATACCCCAGAGGACCCTGAAAAACTCTCCTTCAAAGACAATGGAAGAATATTCTCCAGAGACCAATACGAAAAAATGGTCCTAGAAACAAAAGAAAGAATAAAGAAGGGCGAAATATTCCAAGCCGTGATATCGAACGCCCATGAATACAAGATAAAAGGAAACAAACTCCAATTCTATGAAGCCTTGAGAAAAGTTAACCCTTCACCCTACATGTACCATCTAAAAATAGGTGAAAGGGAAATCATAGGCTCAAGCCCAGAAATGCTTGTAAGAGTCGAAAACAGGAACGTGGAAACGTTCCCAATCGCAGGAACCCGCCCAAGAGGATCAAACAAAACAGAAGATGAAAGAATCGCCAAGGAACTCTTATCAGACGAGAAAGAACTGGCAGAACACCTAATGCTAGTAGATCTTGCAAGAAATGACATAGGAAAAATCAGCGAATTCGGCTCAGTTAAAATCAAAGAATATATGAGTATAAAAAGATTCTCACACGTACAACACATCTTCTCCCATGTAAAAGGAACACTCAAAAAGGACAAAACAGCAATCGACGCGCTAGCATCAGTATTCCCCGCTGGAACCGTGACAGGAGCCCCAAAAATACGTGCAATGGAAATAATAGATGAAATAGAAACCAAACCCAGGGGTGCATATGCAGGAGCCCTCGGATACCTTTCATTAAATGGAAATGCTGATTTTGCAATAACAATACGATCCCTCATAACCCAAGGAACCCATGGAAAAATACAAGCAGGCGCAGGCATAGTATACGACTCCATACCAGAAAAAGAGTTCCTAGAATGCGAAAACAAGGCGAAAGCACTACTATATTCACTCAAAATGGCGGGTGAAACAAGATGA
- a CDS encoding anthranilate synthase component II — protein sequence MILLIDNYDSFTYNLHQLIGEIIKENGITQKLKILRNDDKKLLKLDKSKIEKIIISPGPGTPLNKKDFGFCQEIIKKFKNKPILGVCLGHQGIYTTFGGGICYIEPVHGKITTIIHNGTHIFKNIPNPIKATRYHSIACDPLQIPPEIQVIAWSIDGIIMAIKHRKYPIYGLQFHPESIGTTYGKKIVKNFLLNGESH from the coding sequence ATGATACTCCTAATAGACAACTACGACTCCTTCACATACAACCTCCACCAACTAATCGGAGAAATCATAAAAGAAAATGGCATAACCCAAAAATTAAAGATCCTGAGAAACGACGACAAAAAACTCCTCAAACTCGACAAATCAAAAATAGAAAAAATAATAATATCACCAGGCCCAGGCACACCACTAAATAAAAAAGATTTCGGATTCTGCCAGGAAATAATCAAAAAATTCAAAAATAAGCCAATATTAGGCGTCTGCCTCGGACACCAAGGAATATACACCACATTCGGTGGTGGAATATGCTACATCGAACCAGTACATGGGAAAATAACAACAATAATCCATAACGGAACCCACATCTTTAAAAACATCCCAAACCCCATCAAAGCCACACGATACCACTCAATTGCATGCGACCCCCTCCAAATACCACCAGAAATCCAAGTAATAGCCTGGTCCATTGACGGCATTATAATGGCGATAAAACATAGAAAATATCCAATATATGGCCTACAATTCCACCCAGAATCCATAGGAACGACCTATGGCAAAAAAATAGTCAAAAACTTCCTTTTAAACGGTGAATCCCATTGA
- a CDS encoding indole-3-glycerol phosphate synthase has product MILKEIIREKKKEISKTKTKTPANDLKDKISITNPPTDFKTTLKGKFSIICEYKRASPSTGFISSTRLKDAIKSFENGGASAISILTEKKFFKGDIKYLEMAKSITNLPILMKDFIIDEYQILQARAHGASSILLIASICPNLKTFIRLSRSLDMEPLIECGNSLEIYKALDNGAEIIGINNRNLNDFNINFNRTKAFAPLIPHDKVLVSESGVKRAEDVKKLRRYGADAILIGTGVMKSKNPTDFIKNLLITGTHTPKERRNPLESNPN; this is encoded by the coding sequence TTGATACTCAAAGAAATAATCAGAGAAAAGAAAAAAGAAATCTCTAAAACCAAAACTAAAACACCAGCCAATGACCTAAAAGATAAAATAAGCATAACAAACCCCCCCACCGATTTTAAAACAACCCTAAAAGGAAAATTTTCCATAATATGTGAATACAAAAGGGCCTCACCATCTACAGGATTCATATCATCAACAAGACTAAAAGACGCTATAAAATCATTTGAAAATGGTGGTGCAAGTGCAATTTCAATTTTAACCGAAAAAAAATTCTTTAAAGGAGATATTAAGTATTTGGAGATGGCTAAATCAATAACAAACCTACCAATCTTGATGAAAGATTTCATAATAGACGAATACCAGATATTACAAGCCAGAGCCCATGGTGCAAGCTCAATACTCCTAATAGCCAGCATATGCCCCAACCTAAAAACCTTCATAAGATTATCAAGAAGCCTCGACATGGAACCCCTCATAGAATGCGGAAACTCCCTAGAAATCTACAAGGCTCTTGACAACGGAGCCGAAATAATAGGAATAAACAACCGGAACCTCAACGACTTCAACATAAATTTTAACAGGACAAAGGCATTCGCACCTCTCATACCCCATGACAAAGTCCTAGTATCTGAAAGTGGTGTGAAAAGAGCAGAAGACGTTAAAAAACTCCGCAGATACGGTGCAGATGCAATCTTAATAGGAACAGGAGTCATGAAATCAAAAAACCCAACAGACTTCATAAAAAACCTTCTAATCACCGGAACCCACACCCCAAAGGAAAGGAGGAACCCACTTGAATCCAATCCAAATTAA
- a CDS encoding N-(5'-phosphoribosyl)anthranilate isomerase, translating to MNPIQIKICGITNKKDLKLVNNKAHYIGFINVKRSPRYITLSKIKNLADDKEKAVLVLEPEKPEEVLEKIEESNIFNIQIHSLNPSEIKKLKIQLPENILIIKAVGISDKLTIRKMKEIETFAKISDAILFDYELQGQTGGTGTQIPLNIACHAAKIASNANKKIKLFLAGGMNLKSLKENFKIINSHFDVVDFNSSLEKSPGIKDPRKIKELSEYIDKVIR from the coding sequence TTGAATCCAATCCAAATTAAAATCTGCGGAATAACAAACAAGAAAGACCTCAAACTAGTCAACAACAAGGCACATTACATAGGATTCATAAACGTCAAAAGATCACCCCGCTACATCACCCTATCCAAAATAAAAAACCTAGCAGACGATAAAGAAAAGGCCGTGCTCGTATTAGAACCAGAAAAACCAGAGGAAGTCCTGGAAAAAATTGAAGAATCCAACATATTCAACATTCAGATCCATTCACTCAACCCATCAGAAATAAAAAAGTTGAAAATTCAACTCCCAGAAAACATTCTAATCATAAAGGCTGTTGGCATATCAGATAAACTCACAATCCGGAAAATGAAGGAAATAGAAACCTTTGCGAAAATTTCAGATGCCATACTATTCGATTATGAGCTTCAAGGACAAACTGGGGGAACAGGAACCCAGATACCATTAAATATAGCATGTCATGCAGCGAAAATCGCTTCAAATGCGAACAAAAAGATAAAACTTTTCCTCGCGGGTGGTATGAACCTCAAAAGTTTAAAAGAGAATTTTAAGATTATAAATTCACATTTTGATGTTGTAGATTTTAATTCATCCCTCGAAAAATCCCCTGGGATAAAAGATCCCAGAAAAATCAAGGAACTATCAGAATACATAGACAAGGTGATCAGATGA